The Thalassotalea sediminis genome includes the window ACGCGTAGAAATCGTAAAAAATATTTCAGCTGATGAAATAAATGCACTGGCGAAGAAACACCTACAGTTGCAAGATATGCTGATGGTTGTTGTGGGTGATTCTGCAACACTAACACCACAACTTGAAGCGCTAGGTTACCAAGTAATACAACATTCGTTGTAATATAGTACATGCTCCTCAAAAAGCCTGATGTTATCATCGGGCTTTTTTATCGCTATACAATAACCTACAGGCACAAAAAAAGCCGCATAAGCAGCTTTTAAACACCTATTGTTTTCTTCGCTTTAAGGGCGGATAGTAATTGTTGGTGATGTATCAATTTCACCGTCATCTGATATCGTGGCTACATTACCATCGCACATCAGCACAGCCAAACTACCAGCATTACTGGCGCGAATAAATGACAGATCATAACCGAACTGCGTTAAGCTACTCGCAGCAAACTTTTGCGCTAACGATAACTTGTCCCAAAGCACTGAGTGCTCAGGTTGGTAATGTCTGCGTTCTAATAACGCTTCTCTGTCCATTACGGCTTCCACATTAACCTCTGTAAATATGATAATAACAATTACATATGACAGCGAAGATATCTTAGTTGGTACATTATTTCAACAACTCGCGGTTAAATAATGATACTTTTTAGACTGGTATATCTTGAGCGTGTTGATCTTTCATGTTTGCTTTTGCTGCAATTTGTTTGGTATTTACACAAGGCAGCGCTTACGCCGTGTAGTTATTCTACTCCAGTAAAGCGTTAACACAGTAGAAATGCCAAACAGATGCTGCCCGAAGGGTTCACCTAAACGCCTCCTGCTCTTTGTTACTTAAACTAACCATAGCATGACTATGCAATAATCCAAGTGCCGCGATCAGAAGACGTTTAATTTGAACAAAACTCAAACAGCAAAGATCAACACGCTCTAGTTACTTCCAAAGATGGCTTCACTTTCTTATACTTAGGACATTATACGTAATGAAAATCAAAAAAGATCATCACTATTATGAGCCAGGTATTAAACGATTTATTAAATTTACTCACATTAGAACCCATTGAGCAGGGATTATATCGCGGACAAAGCCAAGATTTAGGTTTTAAAGCGCTGTTTGGTGGTCAAGTAATGGGACAAGCGTTATCAGCAGCGCAAGAAACTGTAGACCCTGCTCGTCATATTCATTCTCTACATTCTTATTTTTTGCGTCCAGGTGATGCACAGAAGCCTGTTGTTTACGAAGTCGAAAACATCAGAGATGGTCATAGTTTCAATACAAGACGTGTTAAAGCCATTCAAAATGGTAAAGCTATTTTTTACATGACAGCATCATTTCAGCTAGATGAAGTTGGCTTTGATCATCAGCCAACAATGCCTAATGTACCTGGACCAGACGGTATCCCATCATTCAGTGACTTTATTTTTGATCACCAAGAGTATATTCCTGACAACATTCGCGCAAAGTTTTTATCTGAAAAGCCTATAGAGTTGCGCCCTGTGGAGCAATATAACTGGATAAAGCCACAAAAAACAGATCCATTATGTCATATGTGGATTAAGGC containing:
- the tesB gene encoding acyl-CoA thioesterase II, which encodes MSQVLNDLLNLLTLEPIEQGLYRGQSQDLGFKALFGGQVMGQALSAAQETVDPARHIHSLHSYFLRPGDAQKPVVYEVENIRDGHSFNTRRVKAIQNGKAIFYMTASFQLDEVGFDHQPTMPNVPGPDGIPSFSDFIFDHQEYIPDNIRAKFLSEKPIELRPVEQYNWIKPQKTDPLCHMWIKANGNLPDDPRIHKYMLAYTSDFHFLPTALFTHGESHWQPNFQIASIDHAMWFHRPFRFDDWLLYVMESPTSVGGRGLVRGQIYNQTGELVASTMQEGVIRQR